The Eriocheir sinensis breed Jianghai 21 chromosome 4, ASM2467909v1, whole genome shotgun sequence genome has a segment encoding these proteins:
- the LOC126980913 gene encoding uncharacterized protein LOC126980913 isoform X4, whose product MPPESKQQGSGCRTDSGRGQPSQPATHTSAASDIMTEELEEGSQASQKNEEPDVPPTASESDDDVASHSQGLNQKSRRVKIKASLTPEQEQVMVEWLEAHPILYNKNLISYKDRERKEMLWLEKAAELGRPVPVLKTWYTSLRIRYVTLRKKSRDPDPKLTEREEWILKVFEFLRPHVCDVQRMTTLNGTIAATAAPEDQKEDMPGPRPAGSATQAVPSPSLLRSSLAAPRSMAQRQGVQKKSIQQCGDQQVVQPLKSTGNKEREAYADWIRTVILNLDRSLWRRFQHQISNLMYEFMAENNKVKTLQVAAATTSQDCQPSQPTSLGMQQPLPSQRPAKPTGQMSVCHSQDPQWVAQQLLTQQQFPPLQQQPPQQRLTNTQMQTPTPSSGPGSSSSRSCEGMQASTPVPLLIVMNKSQDSSHL is encoded by the exons ATGCCGCCCGAATCCAAGCAACAGGGAAGTGGATGTAGAACAGACAGTGGGCGTGGCCAGCCATCCCAGCCGGCCACACACACCTCAGCAGCCTCAGACATCATGACTGAGGAACTAGAAGAAGGCTCTCAAGCTTCCCAGAAAAATGAGGAGCCAGATGTTCCGCCCACTGCCAGTGAGTCAGACGATGATGTTGCCAGCCATAGCCAGGGTCTGAACCAGAAGTCAAGGAGAGTCAAAATCAAAGCCAGCCTGACCCCTGAGCAAGAGCAAGTAATGGTTGAGTGGCTGGAGGCTCACCCCATCTTGTATAACAAAAACCTTATATCAtacaaggatagagaaaggaaggaaatgctgTGGCTGGAGAAGGCGGCTGAGCTGGGCAGACCTGTGCCTGTCCTGAAGACCTGGTACACAAGCCTTAGGATCAGATATGTGACGCTGAGAAAGAAATCCAGAGACCCTGACCCTAAGTTGACAGAACGGGAGGAATGGATCCTCAAGGTCTTTGAGTTCCTGCGGCCACATGTCTGCGACGTCCAGAGGATGACAACA TTGAATGGGACGATAGCTGCCACTGCTGCTCCTGAGGACCAAAAAGAAGACATGCCAGGCCCCAGGCCAGCAGGCTCAGCCACCCAGGCCGTCCCCTCTCCATCATTGTTAAGGTCTTCACTCGCTGCCCCTCGGTCCATGGCCCAGAGACAGGGTGTGCAGAAAAAGAGCATCCAGCAGTGTGGGGACCAGCAGGTGGTGCAGCCTCTGAAGTCAACTggaaataaggagagggaggcatACGCTGACTGGATCCGGACTGTCATCCTGAACCTGGACCGCAGCCTGTGGCGGCGCTTCCAGCACCAGATCAGCAATCTCATGTATGAGTTCATGGCTGAGAATAACAAAGTAAAGACTCTGCAGGTTGCAGCAGCAACAACTTCCCAAGACTGCCAGCCATCTCAGCCTACCTCCTTAGGCATGCAGCAGCCTTTACCATCCCAACGGCCAGCTAAACCAACTGGCCAGATGTCAGTATGTCACTCCCAGGACCCTCAGTGGGTTGCCCAGCAGCTCCTTACTCAACAGCAGTTCCCTCCCCTACAGCAGCAGCCTCCTCAGCAGCGACTCACCAACACCCAAATGCAGACTCCAACGCCCTCATCTGGACCTGGCTCTTCTTCATCACGCTCCTGTGAGGGCATGCAGGCCAGCACTCCAGTGCCATTGCTGATAGTGATGAACAAGTCCCAGGACTCCTCCCACCTCTGA